ACTCCCTCGACCAGAACACGTTCGAGATCACCGACAACTTCACGATCCCCGTCGGCTCGCACTCGGTCACGCTCGGCACGAAGAACGTCTTCTACAAGTCGGTCAACCTGTTCGCGTCGAACCGGCTCGGCCTGTGGGAGTTCAACTCGCTGACCGACCTGCAGAACGGCGTCGCGTCGCGCTACCAGATCGCCGCGCCCGCGCCGACGGATCCGAACAACGGGATCGCGACGGTGAAGGCGGCGACGTACTCGCTCTACGCGCAGGACACGTGGACGGCGACGCCGACGCTGACGCTCAACTTCGGCGTGCGCTGGGACAAGCCGGACTTCGGCACGCTCCCGCCGGAGAACGACATCGTCTTCCAGCAGTACGGCCGCCACACCAGCAGCGTGCCGTCGCAGGCGCAGATCTCGCCGCGCTTCGGCTTCAACTGGGACGTGACGGGTGACCAGCGCAACCAGCTGCGCGGCGGCGTCGGCTCGTTCTCGGGCGCGGTGCCGTTCGTGTACCTCTCGAACGCGTTCGGCGCGACGGGCCTGAGCGGCTTCTCGCAGCTCACCTGCACGGGCGTGACGCCCAACGCGACGGCGACGTCGTCGCTGCTCGTCCCGCAGTTCAACCAGGCGGCGATCGACAACCCGCCGACGTCGTGCGCCCCGTTCACGCGCACGAACGGCCAGGTCGTGCCGGGCGCGGCGATCAGCGGCCCGGCGTCGGGCGCCGCGATCAACTCGATCGACCCGAACTTCAAGTACCCGAAGTACCTCAAGGCGACGCTCGGCTACGACCGCCGCCTGCCGGGGAACCTGATCGCGACGATCGAGGGGCTGTACTCGCGCTCGCAGGACAACGCGTTCTACCAGAACCTCGCCCTCGTCGGCCCGCAGGGGACGGACGCGCGCGGCCGCACGATGTACGGCACGCTGTCGGCCACGGGCTCGACGCCGCGCACGACGGGCAACCGCACGCAGGTCCTCGACGTGACCAACTCGTCGGGCGACTACACGTGGAGCACGACCGCGCAGCTGCAGAAGACGTTCGCGGACGCGTGGGAGGGCTCGCTCGCCTACACGTACCAGCAGGCGCGTGACGTCGTCTCGGTCACGAGCAGCACCGCCGGCTCGAACTACCGCTACCAGCGCAGCGTCAGCGGCAACCTGCTCGACAAGACGGTGACGAAGTCGAAGTACGACCAGCCGCACCGCATCGTCGCCACGGGCACGTACCGCTTCAAGACGGCGACGGACCTGTCGCTCATCTACACGGGCAACTCGGGCGCGCCGTTCGACTACGTGTACGGCTCGTCGAGCACCTTCGGCGACCTGAACGCCGACGGCCAGACGCAGAACGATCTGATCTACGTCCCGCGCAACGCGACGGACGCGAACGAGATCCTGTTCCAGGGCTACAACGGCACGGCGGCGCAGCAGGCCACCGCGCAGCAGCAGGCGCAGGCCTTCGAGAAGTTCATCTCGGAGAACGAGTGCCTCAACGAGGCGCGCGGCACGATCCTGACCCGCAATGCCTGCCGCAACCCGTGGGTCAACCAGGTCGACGTCTCGGTCGCGCAGTCGCTCGGCAAGTTCGGTGGCGAGCGGTTCAAGAACCTCCAGTTCCGCTGGGACATCATCAACTTCACGAACCTGCTCAACAAGGACTGGGGCGAGCAGGCGTTCTCCGACCAGGGCTCGACCTGCGGCCAGATCTGCTCCGCGACGGTCGTGCTGACCCACGTCGGCAACCGCCTGCCGACGGGCCAGACGCAGTCGACGACGGCGGACGGCATCTACACGTTCAGCCCGACGTACACGGCGTTCAACGCGCGCAACGCGTCGTCGAACTACCGCATGCAGCTGTCG
This is a stretch of genomic DNA from Roseisolibacter agri. It encodes these proteins:
- a CDS encoding TonB-dependent receptor — protein: MRFNRWMPVPIAAIAVLASGTVVQAQVTTGSIGGRAVGPEGNALEGVQVQIVNPSTGVTTGAVTRNDGRYVVQGLEVGTNYRVTARRIGFAPQTIAPVRVTLGQTTPVNFTLQTQATQLSAVTVTVSNDAVISTSKTGTSTTISDSALRRLPTLNRNFQDFVQLVPQVSTTTGYLSGGGVNLRQNAIQIDGAQSGDMFGLGTTGQPGAQANAKSIPLDAVKEYQVLLSPFDVRQGNFGGLLINAVTKSGTNEFHGSIYGYTRDQKLTRSQPYLNDYTQQQFGGTLGGPLWKDKAFFFVSYEQQRLEQPATGPSIGASDAYVSQASIDQLNQILSSRYGFTGAGTGDPVIRENPNRNAFVRFDANLPWNTRLVLRHNYAGADNVTFSRSQPTAAVPFFTLTSNSYKFSTRTNSTVGQLLTNFTNGMYNELLVNRSTTEDFRTVPVTFPQITVRGIPRTDNPTGTAGLVFGTDAPSQGNSLDQNTFEITDNFTIPVGSHSVTLGTKNVFYKSVNLFASNRLGLWEFNSLTDLQNGVASRYQIAAPAPTDPNNGIATVKAATYSLYAQDTWTATPTLTLNFGVRWDKPDFGTLPPENDIVFQQYGRHTSSVPSQAQISPRFGFNWDVTGDQRNQLRGGVGSFSGAVPFVYLSNAFGATGLSGFSQLTCTGVTPNATATSSLLVPQFNQAAIDNPPTSCAPFTRTNGQVVPGAAISGPASGAAINSIDPNFKYPKYLKATLGYDRRLPGNLIATIEGLYSRSQDNAFYQNLALVGPQGTDARGRTMYGTLSATGSTPRTTGNRTQVLDVTNSSGDYTWSTTAQLQKTFADAWEGSLAYTYQQARDVVSVTSSTAGSNYRYQRSVSGNLLDKTVTKSKYDQPHRIVATGTYRFKTATDLSLIYTGNSGAPFDYVYGSSSTFGDLNADGQTQNDLIYVPRNATDANEILFQGYNGTAAQQATAQQQAQAFEKFISENECLNEARGTILTRNACRNPWVNQVDVSVAQSLGKFGGERFKNLQFRWDIINFTNLLNKDWGEQAFSDQGSTCGQICSATVVLTHVGNRLPTGQTQSTTADGIYTFSPTYTAFNARNASSNYRMQLSIRYSF